A genomic region of Metopolophium dirhodum isolate CAU chromosome 1, ASM1992520v1, whole genome shotgun sequence contains the following coding sequences:
- the LOC132951575 gene encoding uncharacterized protein LOC132951575, translating into MFKTIALSYRLGERTVSNIVNEVCAALWHRLQPFYIPAPTVETWKNIALDYERKWQFYNCLGAVDGKHITIRKPLLSGSSFYNYKQYFSIVLMATVDANYRFTTINVGSMGRFSDGNIFANSSLGKMLNSGSLQLPEPKPLPGQNTGTPYVFVGEEAFPLMPNLMRPYPRARVTGNYENKVFNYRLSQARQTVESSFGILTARFRVYKRPFECKLDTIDKVVLATIVLHNYLRTDVLSNSSIQDEDDEIAYSFDESNFSSLAPNRSRSSNEAFSIRQNFTECFNSNYGSVDWQRRAVQRGQF; encoded by the coding sequence ATGTTTAAAACTATAGCATTAAGCTATAGATTGGGGGAGAGAACagtatcaaatattgtaaatgaaGTATGTGCAGCTCTGTGGCATCGTTTACAACCCTTCTACATACCTGCACCAACAGTGGAAACTTGGAAAAATATTGCCTTGGATTATGAGAGAAAATGGCAGTTTTATAACTGTTTGGGTGCAGTTGATGGAAAACATATCACCATTCGGAAACCACTTCTTAGTGGGTCTTCTTTCTACAACTATAAGCAATATTTTTCCATTGTTTTGATGGCGACTGTGGATGCAAATTATCGTTTTACAACTATAAATGTGGGTTCTATGGGTAGGTTTAGCGATGGAAACATTTTCGCCAATTCCTCGTTAGGGAAAATGCTAAACAGTGGGTCTTTACAATTGCCCGAACCAAAACCGTTACCCGGGCAAAATACAGGAACACCGTATGTCTTTGTCGGAGAAGAAGCATTTCCTCTAATGCCAAATTTAATGCGTCCATATCCTAGAGCGAGAGTGACTGGCAATTATGAAAACAAGGTTTTTAATTATCGATTATCCCAAGCAAGACAAACAGTAGAAAGTAGCTTTGGAATATTAACAGCAAGATTTCGTGTGTACAAAAGACCTTTTGAATGCAAATTGGACACCATAGATAAAGTAGTGTTGGCCACAATTGTGCTTCATAATTATTTGAGAACTGATGTTCTTTCAAATTCCAGTATACAGGACGAAGATGATGAAATAGCATACAGCTTTGATGAAAGTAATTTTAGTTCATTAGCACCAAATCGAAGTAGAAGTTCTAATGAAGCATTTTCAATTCGACAAAACTTCACTGAATGTTTTAATTCTAACTACGGATCTGTTGACTGGCAAAGAAGAGCAGTACAAAGGGGacagttttga
- the LOC132951565 gene encoding uncharacterized protein LOC132951565, protein MYSTFWTTIKNLCLELLSQSLEVKFLHLDFEKSAHISAKNVFPNCRIIGCRFHLHQSWFRKIQSSKLLLKYYTEKTETGVWLQYFFGLSFLLFDEVECGFVELMSIASPGITDFTNYILDNYISEDSQFPPFLWAEEPQTYPRTTNGPESFHSNYNQQFYKQHPNHQSVINVLIEIQTETNLKINSIDRKITNKLKK, encoded by the coding sequence ATGTATTCAACATTTTGGACTACAATTAAGAATTTATGTCTTGAACTTCTTAGTCAAAGTTTAGAAGTTAAATTTCTCCACTTGGATTTTGAAAAATCAGCTCATATATCGGCCAAAAATGTTTTCCCGAATTGTCGAATAATTGGTTGCCGATTTCACTTACACCAAAGTTGGTTTCGTAAAATACAAAGTAGcaaattattgttgaaatattacACCGAGAAAACAGAGACAGGGGTTTggcttcaatatttttttggctTGAGTTTTTTACTATTTGATGAGGTTGAATGTGGTTTTGTTGAGCTTATGTCTATAGCGTCACCCGGTATAACAGACTTTACTAATTATATACTTGACAATTATATATCTGAAGATTCACAATTTCCACCTTTTCTTTGGGCTGAAGAGCCACAAACATACCCAAGAACAACTAATGGCCCGGAATCTTTCCATTCAAATTATAACcaacaattttataaacaacATCCAAATCATCAAAGTGTTATAAACGTATTGATCGAAATTCAAACCGagaccaatttaaaaataaacagcaTTGAcagaaaaattactaataaattaaaaaaataa